Sequence from the Maribellus comscasis genome:
CCGCCTAAATTTGCACCGTATCCAACACTTGTCGGCACGGCAATTACGGGTTTATCAACCAAACCACCAATTACACTGGGAAGTGCGCCTTCCATTCCGGCAACAACAATAATAACGCGAGCGCCACGAATCAAATCCATCCGACTAAATAAACGATGAATTCCGGCCACCCCAACATCGTAAATACGTTCCACCTTGTTTCCTAAAAAATTGGCTGTTTCAACCGCTTCTTCTGCAACCGGAAGATCGGAAGTTCCTGCAGCTACCACTGCAATATAGTCTTTAGTGAGTTTATTTGTTTTATGATGATAAACAATGGTTTTTGCCTGCGGATTAAAAACAGCACCGGGAACAACCTGAGTCACACCCTGAAAGATCTCCTCCGAAGCCCGGGTTGCCAGAATATCAATTCCGGTTTTATACATTCTTTCTGCAATTTGTTGCACCTGTTCCTTGGTTTTTCCCGCAGAATAAATTACTTCAGGAATTCCAGTTCTTTCCAACCGCCCGGAATCAATTTTTGCAAAACCAAGATCTTCAATTCCCTGTTCTTTAAGCTGGACCAGCGTTTCCTCCAGACCCAACTTGCCACTTTTATAACTTTTCAGCAA
This genomic interval carries:
- the larB gene encoding nickel pincer cofactor biosynthesis protein LarB yields the protein MGVNELLKSYKSGKLGLEETLVQLKEQGIEDLGFAKIDSGRLERTGIPEVIYSAGKTKEQVQQIAERMYKTGIDILATRASEEIFQGVTQVVPGAVFNPQAKTIVYHHKTNKLTKDYIAVVAAGTSDLPVAEEAVETANFLGNKVERIYDVGVAGIHRLFSRMDLIRGARVIIVVAGMEGALPSVIGGLVDKPVIAVPTSVGYGANLGGVTALLAMLNSCAAGISVVNIDNGFGAACQAGLINKLK